From the genome of Plectropomus leopardus isolate mb unplaced genomic scaffold, YSFRI_Pleo_2.0 unplaced_scaffold24698, whole genome shotgun sequence:
ggccctgtctgtggccctgtctgtggccctgtctgtggccctgtcaggggccctGTATGTGGCCCCATCAGTGGCGCAGCATCAGTTACACTGACTGTCTGtgagcttttgtttttgctctgttcGGACATTTGTTTCTGACGGATGTTTGATGTGTCGCTCTGCAGGACGCCGTCAGACACTCGTGAGGACCTGAGGAGCCGTCAGGTGAAAGCGGCGTGCAGCTCGGCGCTGACGGGTGACGTCAGCGGCTGCAGGTGTCCCTGCGGGGACaggtgtgttgtttgtttgtgggatGGAGGGCGGGCAGCGGGGACTCTGATGTCATCATGTTTACTGTATCGTTTGGCGGTAATGAGCCCCGGCGGAGCGGGAACGCAGCGCGGACCCCGGAGACATTTGGGTGGACACTCGGACGCTCTGGAGGCTCCGAGCGGCTCCGCCGACGGGCCAATTAGCACCCCGTGCATCATGGGAAATCATGGGAGGACACTGctgtcgccatggttactgtgGACAAACAGAGCGGCGCCGATGCTCCTGTTTGATCCTCTGACCTGGAAGTCAGGACAGAAGTGCGGTGTTCATGctgatggtgatgtcatttcCTGGCGGATCATCAAATGCTTCACGTCCCCAAAATCTGTCCGGCCTCAGCTGAGACGCCACGCAGGAAACCGGAATACCGTAAAACTTCGAATAAAAGCTCCAGTCTCCTTTATTGACCCGCTGTGTCTCCACACTCTGACAAAAACAGGCTCTGTGAGAGGCTGCCCgtggttaccatggttaccacagtaaaaacaatgtgacccaaaaagtcaaaaagtggcccctggcctctggtccctgaccctgacccttgacccctggcccctggcctcctgtcagtTTGTAACGTGGCCCCCAAATCAGAGGGAGTTGAGTGTTTCTGGTGTTTCTTTTCGCCTGTTGTGTTTTGGCCTCTGAGGGGCCCGAAGAAAAAGGTCACCGCTGGACGTTCAAGGTTTATAAAAACAGACGTCTGTCATCAGCTCagtcagaggaggagcaggaggagcaggaggagcaggagagggaggaggacacATCAGGCAGTTATCAAACAGTGCAGTCCTCATGTCCAGCCAGACGTCTCGGTGTCCGTCCTGAGCCGCCTGAGGATGAACGTGTCTTCTGTCCCGCTCACCTTCAGTCTCTACAGCTCTCTGCGTGTCTATAACGTCGCTCTGTTCGTCTGCGTCTGCGCGCTTTACGTCTGCGGTCTGTGCgtcagcctgctgctgctggtggtcgTCTGCGCGGAGCGGCGGCTGCACAGGCCGATGTACGTGCTGCTGGCGAACCTGGCCGCGAGCGGCGCGGTGGGCAGCTCGGCCGTGTGTCCCCTCGTGATGAGACACCTGATGGCCGACGCGCCGCAGACGTCGCTGGCCGGCTGTTTGACGCAGGTGTTTTTCACCAACGTGTACGGCGGCTGCGTGTTCTGCATCCTGGCGCTGATGGCCTATGACCGCTACGTGTCCATCTGCAAACCTCTGCTGTACGGCTGCGTCATGACGCCGGCCAGGGTCGCGCTGATGCTGCTGGCGGTGTACGCGCTGCTCGGCACGCTTTCGGCCGTGCACGTGTACATGATCTCCTCGCTC
Proteins encoded in this window:
- the LOC121966465 gene encoding olfactory receptor 10J1-like produces the protein MNVSSVPLTFSLYSSLRVYNVALFVCVCALYVCGLCVSLLLLVVVCAERRLHRPMYVLLANLAASGAVGSSAVCPLVMRHLMADAPQTSLAGCLTQVFFTNVYGGCVFCILALMAYDRYVSICKPLLYGCVMTPARVALMLLAVYALLGTLSAVHVYMISSLALCTHTVDKLTCDSLVVSKLSCERSPAVGAFGLCSAVCVMLVPGLLVVLSYAQIFTVILKTCKESRTKALQTCTPHFVTFLNFSVASFFGVLYNRLHQHVPKTVNVLTSINFFVLPPLLHPVVYGIQLQEIQQSIRKMMSGKIIPA